The proteins below are encoded in one region of Nitrospira sp. CR1.1:
- a CDS encoding HDOD domain-containing protein, translated as MRRVCFVDDAPEILKHLQRILAPMQSEWAMEFFPSAKSALAALGETPCDVVVSDMTMPGMDGAQFLTEVRKISPHTIRIVLSGDQSPVNYLRSASVAHRFLQKPVDVETLKSTIAQAEALRVVLANPALRTLVSEIKSLPSLPSIYQDLMQEMQAPQASLKKASRIVAKDLGMVTKILQLVNSAFFGLRTHVSDPEQAVALLGFDTIKSLVLSSQVFAQFDQAKLPAFSLEELWRHAMLTATCARRIAKEAGASQPVIDEAFTAALLHDVGVLVLVANKPDDYARVIELMHAKQMPDWAAERDIFGADHAHVGAYLLGIWGLGDGIVEAVAFHQHPGDYKASGFQALTAVHVGNAIAETHASADAAIGKVLSLDQSYLVRENLLDRVPRWRELCAAA; from the coding sequence ATGCGCCGCGTGTGTTTTGTTGACGATGCGCCGGAAATTCTCAAACACTTGCAACGGATTTTGGCGCCCATGCAGTCCGAATGGGCAATGGAGTTTTTCCCCTCCGCCAAGAGCGCGTTGGCCGCTTTGGGAGAGACCCCCTGTGATGTCGTCGTTTCAGACATGACGATGCCGGGAATGGACGGCGCTCAATTTCTGACGGAAGTGCGCAAGATCTCTCCGCACACGATCCGCATCGTCCTGTCCGGCGATCAGAGCCCGGTGAACTATTTGCGATCGGCCTCGGTGGCGCATCGGTTTTTGCAAAAGCCGGTGGATGTGGAGACATTGAAATCGACCATTGCGCAGGCCGAGGCATTGCGAGTGGTGTTGGCCAATCCTGCGCTCAGGACGCTGGTCAGTGAAATTAAGTCGCTCCCGAGCCTGCCCTCAATTTATCAGGATTTGATGCAGGAGATGCAGGCGCCGCAGGCGTCGCTGAAGAAAGCCTCGCGCATTGTGGCGAAGGATCTCGGCATGGTCACCAAAATTCTCCAGTTGGTGAATTCCGCGTTTTTCGGTCTCCGTACCCATGTGTCTGATCCTGAGCAGGCAGTGGCGCTTCTGGGTTTTGACACGATTAAGTCGCTCGTGCTCTCCAGTCAGGTGTTTGCGCAATTTGATCAGGCCAAATTGCCGGCATTTTCATTAGAGGAGTTGTGGCGGCATGCGATGCTGACGGCAACCTGTGCGCGCCGGATCGCCAAGGAGGCCGGCGCAAGTCAGCCGGTGATCGACGAAGCCTTTACTGCCGCACTATTGCACGACGTGGGCGTACTGGTGCTGGTGGCGAACAAACCTGACGACTATGCGCGGGTGATCGAGCTGATGCATGCCAAGCAGATGCCGGACTGGGCCGCCGAGCGGGATATTTTCGGCGCAGACCATGCCCACGTCGGCGCCTATTTGTTAGGGATCTGGGGGCTCGGCGACGGGATTGTGGAGGCGGTGGCCTTTCATCAACATCCCGGAGACTACAAGGCTTCCGGGTTTCAGGCACTGACGGCCGTTCACGTTGGAAATGCCATAGCGGAAACACACGCGAGCGCTGACGCCGCCATTGGCAAGGTGCTTAGCCTGGATCAGAGCTACCTGGTGCGTGAAAACCTTCTCGACAGGGTTCCCCGCTGGCGCGAGCTCTGCGCCGCAGCCTGA
- a CDS encoding CusA/CzcA family heavy metal efflux RND transporter — translation MIEQIIEFSARNRFIVFLLVFSFSAVGLWAMRQTPIDALPDISDTQVIVYTTWPGRSPDLVEDQITYPIVTALLSAPNVTVVRGFSDFGYSYVYILFKDGTDIYWARSRILERLNQLSGRMPEGVMPQLGPDATGVGWVFQYALIDESGQHDLAALRSFQDWYLQYWVRAVEGVAEVASVGGFVRQYQVNLDPTKVSAYRLSLPAIVETIRQSNNDVGGRVVEFSGIEYVVRGRGYIKNVEDIEKIAVAVNENGTPILLRDVATIRLGPDMRRGLAELNGQGEVAGGIVVMRFGENALTVIERVKAKLKELEPSMPKGVKVVSTYDRSDLIRESIATANESLMEELIVTGVLILAFLLHVRSAVVPILTLPLAVLISFIPIYLMNIGMNIMSLGGIIVAIGDMVDAAIVMVDNAHKRLEEWERDGKVGDRLQVLIDSAKEVGPPIFASVLVIAISFIPVFALEAQEGRMFKPLAWTNNLAIVMCAVLAITLVPACLPTFIRGKIFPELKHPVTRSLQRLYAPMLGAALHYRKAVVMSAIVLMASIVPVYQQMGSEFMPPLYEGTILYMPTTLPGLSVTEASRLLQIMDQKLRSFPEVEQVFGKAGRAETSTDSAPFSMMEVVVALKSKDQWRPGLSYEGLVDEMDRALQIPGVTNAWTMPIKARIDMLTTGIRTPVGIKVFGPDLKQIEKIGEHLEMVLKDVPGTRSAYAERVSGGYFLDFEINREEIARYGFKLMDVGKIIETAIGGENIATTIEGRERYPINVRYFRELRDDPEKLERVFVDTPTGTQVPLAQLATLRFVHGPPMIRDENGILAGYVFLDMAGRDVGGYVEDLKRVVAEKVVLPAGYTIVWSGQYEFMERVKERLKLVVPLTLIFIFVTFYFAFRSVAQTCMVMVGVPLSLVGAIWYLSLLGYNMSIAVWVGLITVVGTAAETSAVMLAYLDEACSRRKAAGRLTTLQDVIETVQFGAVERIRPMMMIGLVDVIGLIPVMWATGTGADVMKRIAAPQVGGVFSAMLLTLFVIPPVYVMWRWWRQQQES, via the coding sequence ATGATTGAACAGATCATCGAATTTAGCGCGAGAAATCGTTTCATTGTTTTCTTACTGGTCTTTTCCTTCTCAGCAGTAGGCCTCTGGGCAATGCGTCAGACCCCTATTGATGCCCTGCCTGATATTTCCGATACACAGGTGATCGTGTACACCACCTGGCCGGGACGGTCTCCAGATTTGGTCGAGGACCAAATCACCTATCCGATTGTTACGGCGCTCTTGTCCGCACCCAACGTCACCGTCGTTCGAGGGTTTTCGGACTTTGGCTATTCCTACGTCTACATTCTTTTCAAAGATGGTACGGATATCTATTGGGCCAGGTCGCGCATTCTCGAACGGTTGAATCAACTCTCTGGCCGGATGCCAGAAGGTGTCATGCCCCAGTTGGGGCCCGACGCGACCGGTGTTGGCTGGGTCTTTCAGTATGCGTTGATTGATGAATCCGGTCAGCACGATCTCGCCGCTCTTCGCAGTTTCCAGGATTGGTATCTGCAGTATTGGGTTCGAGCTGTGGAAGGCGTGGCCGAGGTGGCCAGTGTTGGCGGATTTGTCAGGCAGTACCAGGTCAACCTCGATCCTACGAAGGTCTCTGCCTATCGACTGTCACTTCCTGCCATTGTCGAAACGATTCGCCAGAGCAATAACGACGTGGGGGGCCGTGTCGTAGAATTTTCTGGAATCGAATATGTGGTCCGCGGGCGCGGCTATATCAAGAACGTCGAGGACATCGAGAAGATTGCCGTGGCAGTCAACGAAAATGGGACACCGATTTTATTACGTGATGTTGCAACGATCCGGCTCGGGCCTGACATGCGGCGGGGGCTGGCAGAACTCAATGGCCAAGGTGAGGTGGCAGGCGGCATCGTTGTCATGCGGTTCGGCGAGAATGCGTTGACTGTCATCGAACGGGTCAAGGCCAAGCTCAAAGAGCTAGAACCTTCTATGCCGAAAGGCGTGAAAGTGGTCAGCACCTACGACCGGAGCGATTTGATTCGTGAGTCAATCGCTACTGCCAACGAGAGTTTGATGGAAGAACTCATCGTCACCGGCGTCTTGATCCTGGCGTTCTTACTCCATGTGCGTTCGGCAGTCGTCCCCATCCTGACACTTCCACTCGCCGTCCTGATCTCGTTCATCCCGATCTATCTCATGAACATCGGCATGAACATCATGTCTCTGGGCGGTATCATCGTGGCGATCGGCGATATGGTCGATGCCGCCATCGTGATGGTGGACAATGCACACAAGCGCCTTGAGGAATGGGAGCGGGATGGGAAGGTTGGCGACCGGCTCCAAGTCCTGATCGATTCCGCCAAGGAAGTCGGCCCACCCATTTTTGCGTCTGTGCTCGTCATTGCCATCTCATTCATCCCTGTCTTTGCGCTTGAAGCGCAAGAAGGTCGCATGTTCAAGCCGCTGGCTTGGACGAACAACCTGGCCATTGTGATGTGTGCCGTACTGGCCATCACCTTAGTCCCTGCCTGCTTACCGACGTTTATTCGAGGGAAGATCTTTCCGGAACTGAAGCATCCTGTCACCCGCTCGCTGCAACGGCTCTATGCCCCGATGTTGGGCGCGGCGTTGCACTATCGAAAAGCGGTCGTGATGAGTGCGATCGTATTGATGGCCAGTATCGTGCCGGTCTACCAGCAAATGGGCTCCGAGTTTATGCCGCCTTTATATGAAGGCACGATCCTCTATATGCCGACCACCTTGCCGGGCTTGTCGGTGACGGAGGCTAGCCGGCTACTTCAAATCATGGATCAAAAGCTGCGCTCCTTTCCGGAGGTGGAACAGGTCTTTGGTAAAGCTGGACGAGCGGAAACATCCACCGACTCCGCACCCTTCAGCATGATGGAAGTGGTGGTGGCGCTGAAATCGAAGGATCAATGGCGACCAGGGTTGAGCTATGAGGGACTCGTGGATGAGATGGACCGCGCGCTTCAGATTCCTGGGGTGACAAACGCGTGGACGATGCCAATCAAGGCGCGGATCGACATGCTGACGACCGGGATTCGGACGCCGGTCGGAATCAAGGTCTTTGGTCCGGATCTGAAGCAGATCGAAAAGATCGGCGAGCATCTGGAGATGGTTCTCAAGGACGTACCCGGGACTAGGAGTGCGTATGCAGAGCGTGTATCCGGGGGATACTTCCTCGATTTCGAGATCAACCGTGAGGAAATCGCGCGCTATGGCTTTAAACTGATGGATGTTGGAAAGATCATCGAGACCGCCATCGGGGGTGAAAATATTGCCACGACCATTGAGGGGCGAGAACGTTATCCCATCAACGTTCGCTATTTCCGTGAATTGCGGGATGATCCGGAAAAGCTGGAGCGGGTGTTCGTTGATACGCCGACTGGTACGCAAGTGCCGCTCGCCCAGCTTGCGACGCTTCGATTCGTCCATGGTCCTCCCATGATTCGGGACGAAAATGGGATTCTTGCGGGATACGTCTTCCTCGACATGGCAGGGCGAGATGTCGGCGGCTATGTGGAAGATCTCAAAAGAGTTGTGGCCGAAAAGGTGGTGTTGCCGGCTGGCTATACGATCGTCTGGTCAGGCCAGTATGAATTTATGGAACGTGTGAAAGAACGGCTGAAGCTAGTCGTCCCGCTGACGCTCATCTTCATTTTCGTCACATTCTATTTCGCCTTCCGGTCGGTCGCACAAACCTGCATGGTCATGGTTGGGGTCCCGCTCTCCCTCGTGGGCGCGATCTGGTATCTGTCGCTTCTAGGGTACAACATGAGCATCGCGGTGTGGGTAGGACTTATCACCGTCGTAGGGACGGCGGCGGAGACCAGTGCCGTCATGTTGGCCTATCTGGATGAGGCCTGCTCGCGACGCAAAGCGGCCGGTCGACTGACGACACTTCAGGATGTGATTGAGACGGTGCAATTCGGCGCGGTGGAGCGGATTCGACCCATGATGATGATCGGCCTTGTGGATGTGATTGGGTTGATCCCTGTGATGTGGGCGACTGGAACTGGCGCCGATGTGATGAAACGCATCGCAGCGCCTCAAGTTGGCGGGGTTTTTTCCGCCATGCTGCTCACGTTGTTTGTCATTCCGCCGGTCTATGTCATGTGGCGGTGGTGGAGGCAACAGCAGGAGTCATAG
- a CDS encoding efflux RND transporter periplasmic adaptor subunit has product MTIPIERLQMIGVKYQPVVRRPLEKLIRTVGRVAVDERKLAKVTIKFHGWIEELFVSALGDHVKRGQQLFTIYSPDLVASQEEYLLALQGQKQLGASEFPEVARGSRDLLEATKRRFQLWDITEDHLRELEHTGKVMKALPIHSPITGTVIRKEALAGAHVDPGEELYTIADLSHLWVLADIYEYELSFVKIGQQAAVKLSYDPGTVLKGKVGFIYPTLDPKTRTAKVRFELDNRDEKLKPDMYANVEFRVELGKRLAIPQEAIIESGQKQVVFLHLGEGRLEPRVIKTGVKTGEWSEVLEGLKEGEHIVTSANFLIDSESRLKSVVEGMGGMPGMKMKD; this is encoded by the coding sequence GTGACAATCCCGATCGAGCGTCTGCAGATGATCGGGGTGAAGTACCAACCAGTCGTCAGACGGCCGTTGGAGAAGCTGATTCGGACCGTCGGGCGGGTCGCGGTCGACGAACGAAAGCTGGCGAAAGTCACCATCAAGTTTCACGGCTGGATTGAAGAGCTGTTTGTGAGCGCGCTGGGCGATCATGTGAAGAGAGGACAACAGCTCTTTACGATCTACAGTCCCGACCTGGTCGCAAGTCAGGAAGAATACCTCCTCGCGTTGCAAGGACAGAAGCAACTGGGGGCCAGCGAGTTTCCCGAGGTCGCGCGCGGTTCTCGGGATCTGCTTGAGGCCACTAAGCGTCGTTTCCAATTGTGGGATATCACGGAGGACCATCTTCGAGAGCTCGAACATACCGGCAAAGTCATGAAAGCGCTTCCGATCCATTCGCCCATCACAGGGACGGTCATCAGAAAAGAAGCGCTGGCCGGTGCCCATGTCGATCCAGGCGAAGAACTCTATACCATTGCAGATCTCTCCCACCTGTGGGTCTTGGCGGATATCTACGAATATGAGTTGTCCTTCGTGAAGATCGGGCAACAGGCGGCTGTGAAGCTCTCCTACGATCCGGGAACCGTCCTGAAGGGAAAGGTGGGATTCATCTATCCCACACTTGACCCAAAAACTCGTACCGCCAAAGTTCGCTTTGAACTCGATAATCGCGATGAAAAGCTGAAACCGGATATGTACGCGAACGTGGAGTTTCGGGTTGAACTAGGCAAGCGTCTCGCGATTCCTCAAGAAGCCATCATCGAGTCAGGTCAGAAGCAGGTTGTGTTTCTTCATCTCGGTGAGGGCCGACTCGAACCGCGTGTTATCAAGACAGGCGTGAAGACGGGGGAATGGTCTGAGGTGTTGGAAGGGTTGAAAGAAGGGGAACACATTGTGACTTCGGCGAACTTTCTGATCGATAGCGAAAGCCGGCTTAAGTCAGTGGTCGAAGGCATGGGCGGCATGCCGGGCATGAAGATGAAGGATTAA
- a CDS encoding pilus assembly protein PilB, with amino-acid sequence MAMQRHLTRPSLADVLVREGILPRRTVDQVVARLGGSTTALGPTLVEDGTISETQLAQALAAQYGLPYDALTGFRVDSEFYHTISVKLMRRHPFVPLKDEAGVLTIAISDPQNLLALDELEILLNRPLHYVVSSKNAIQAALERSEGSSQALRELEAEYRSVLVKEDERGEEVLTVDHFGEDQSPVVKLLDTIMLSAMQRRASDIHIEATDRATTVKFRVDGILVSAMDPLDVKLHPPLVSRLKVMSDLDIAERRVPQDGSFRMRLDRKTVDFRVSILPSVFGESVVIRILDREAITTGVSTLRLDRLGFNPEDLKRFRRAITRPYGMVLVTGPTGSGKTTTLYAAISEMNIQEDKLITIEDPVEYQLPGVVQIPVNEKKGLTFARGLRSILRHDPDKIMVGEIRDAETAQIAIQSALTGHLVLTTVHANNVFDVIGRFASMGIDSYNFLAALTCVLAQRLIRVICPDCRHQVTLDQALAEESGLDYDEFKASPFYEGKGCSECHDTGYRGRKCITEFLDLTDEIKEMILADRALSEIRYRAVTDGMITLRQSAVKKVLAGETTLREINRVTFSEER; translated from the coding sequence ATGGCCATGCAACGTCATCTCACTCGCCCGTCACTAGCCGATGTGCTGGTGCGTGAAGGCATTCTGCCACGCCGTACGGTAGACCAGGTCGTGGCTCGCCTCGGGGGCAGTACCACCGCCTTGGGGCCGACGCTTGTTGAAGACGGCACCATTTCAGAGACGCAGTTGGCCCAGGCGTTGGCTGCGCAGTATGGCCTTCCGTATGACGCGCTCACCGGTTTCCGTGTGGATTCGGAGTTCTATCACACCATTTCCGTCAAATTGATGCGCCGTCATCCGTTTGTGCCGCTGAAAGATGAGGCGGGTGTTTTAACCATTGCGATTTCCGATCCCCAGAACCTGTTGGCGCTGGATGAACTGGAAATTCTGCTCAATCGTCCGTTGCACTATGTGGTGAGTTCAAAGAACGCCATTCAGGCCGCGCTGGAGCGGAGCGAAGGGTCGAGTCAGGCGTTACGCGAACTGGAAGCGGAGTACCGCTCGGTCCTGGTCAAGGAAGACGAACGGGGCGAAGAAGTCTTGACGGTGGACCATTTCGGTGAAGACCAAAGCCCCGTCGTGAAGCTGCTCGACACGATCATGTTGAGCGCCATGCAGCGGCGGGCGAGTGATATTCACATTGAAGCGACGGATCGTGCGACCACGGTCAAATTTCGCGTGGACGGGATTCTCGTCTCTGCCATGGACCCGCTTGATGTGAAACTGCATCCGCCGCTGGTCTCTCGCCTCAAGGTCATGTCCGACCTCGATATTGCGGAGCGGCGGGTGCCGCAGGACGGGAGCTTCCGGATGCGCCTCGACCGGAAAACGGTCGATTTCCGCGTGTCGATTCTCCCGAGTGTCTTCGGTGAATCCGTCGTGATCAGAATTTTGGACCGGGAGGCGATCACGACCGGCGTCTCCACATTGCGGCTGGATCGGCTGGGGTTCAACCCCGAAGATCTCAAACGGTTCCGGCGCGCGATTACACGACCCTACGGGATGGTGCTCGTGACCGGTCCGACCGGAAGCGGTAAGACCACGACGCTCTACGCCGCCATCAGCGAAATGAATATTCAGGAAGACAAGCTGATTACGATCGAAGACCCGGTGGAATATCAGCTGCCCGGCGTGGTGCAAATCCCGGTGAATGAGAAAAAGGGCCTCACATTTGCTCGCGGGTTGCGGTCCATTCTGCGCCACGATCCCGACAAAATCATGGTCGGAGAAATCCGGGATGCTGAAACCGCGCAGATCGCCATTCAATCCGCGCTCACCGGTCATTTGGTGTTGACCACAGTGCACGCCAACAACGTGTTCGATGTGATCGGCCGGTTCGCCTCGATGGGCATCGACTCCTATAATTTCTTAGCGGCGTTGACCTGCGTGTTGGCGCAACGGTTGATTCGAGTGATTTGCCCGGACTGCCGCCATCAGGTCACTCTCGATCAGGCGCTGGCGGAGGAGTCTGGCCTGGATTATGACGAATTCAAGGCCTCGCCGTTTTATGAAGGAAAAGGGTGCTCCGAGTGCCACGACACCGGGTATCGAGGCCGGAAGTGTATTACCGAATTCTTAGACCTGACGGACGAGATCAAGGAAATGATTCTGGCCGATCGTGCATTGTCGGAAATCCGGTATCGCGCGGTGACCGACGGGATGATTACCCTCCGGCAGTCCGCGGTAAAAAAAGTGCTGGCTGGGGAGACGACGCTGCGCGAAATTAACCGCGTGACCTTCAGCGAAGAGCGATAG
- the gspG gene encoding type II secretion system protein GspG, which produces MSVPDGFSFIEVMIVVVILAILATLLIPRVMGRTEDAKRAATKAQISNIESALQLYKLDNGNLPSTEQGLKALVERPASGPAAPNWKAGGYLAKVPVDPWGTAYKYTVPSPQGAEFEIISFGADGTPGGDGKNADIVSWDLDRN; this is translated from the coding sequence CTGAGCGTTCCTGACGGATTTTCGTTCATTGAGGTGATGATCGTTGTCGTGATCCTGGCTATCCTTGCGACGCTTCTGATTCCCAGGGTGATGGGGCGCACGGAAGATGCCAAACGGGCGGCCACCAAGGCGCAAATTTCAAACATTGAAAGCGCGCTTCAATTGTACAAGCTTGATAACGGCAATCTGCCGTCAACCGAGCAGGGCCTGAAGGCGCTTGTTGAACGACCCGCATCAGGTCCAGCCGCGCCGAATTGGAAGGCGGGTGGGTATCTGGCGAAGGTGCCGGTCGATCCTTGGGGCACTGCCTATAAATACACAGTTCCCTCTCCGCAAGGCGCAGAATTTGAGATCATCTCGTTCGGCGCCGATGGAACTCCCGGCGGCGACGGCAAGAATGCCGATATCGTCAGTTGGGATCTGGATCGCAACTAG
- a CDS encoding glutamate-5-semialdehyde dehydrogenase, translated as MEQDLTESPAPELDAPVEELSPEDYVKGLVHSAKNAAGRLSTLSAAVKNQALEAMAEGLEAHEAELLAENEKDLEQFDATPERKALGDRLRLTSARIRDMAEGIRDVARLPDPLGEMPKMWTRPNGMQVGRMRVPIGVIGIIYEARPNVTADSAALCLKSGNVCLLRGGSEALRSNMAIAKVLSESAEKAGVPAGAITFVDRPEREIVQLLLKQDQAIDLIIPRGGDSLMKTIAEHATIPVLKHDKGVCHTYVDADADPKVAEQICINAKVQRPSTCNAMETLLVHHSIARTWLPHLVKQLTAAKVEVRGCAKTCQLCPEVKPAVDADFGHEFLDLILAVKVVKHMDEALEHIAAFGSRHTEAIVTKDYSRAMRFLREVDAGAVLVNASTRLNDGYQFGLGAEIGISTSRLHARGPMGLEELTCSKFVVLGSGQIRE; from the coding sequence ATGGAACAAGACCTGACCGAATCCCCGGCTCCGGAGCTGGATGCTCCCGTTGAAGAACTTTCCCCTGAAGATTATGTGAAGGGCCTGGTTCACAGCGCCAAGAACGCGGCCGGCCGGCTGTCGACCCTCTCGGCAGCTGTGAAAAACCAAGCGTTAGAGGCCATGGCTGAGGGGCTTGAGGCGCACGAGGCGGAGCTGTTGGCCGAGAACGAAAAGGATCTCGAGCAGTTCGATGCCACGCCTGAGCGCAAAGCGCTGGGTGACCGGTTACGACTGACCTCAGCGCGTATTCGTGATATGGCCGAAGGGATTCGTGATGTCGCCCGCTTGCCGGATCCGCTTGGCGAGATGCCCAAGATGTGGACCAGGCCGAATGGCATGCAGGTCGGCCGGATGCGGGTTCCTATCGGGGTTATCGGGATCATTTACGAAGCTCGTCCTAATGTGACTGCGGACTCGGCAGCCCTCTGTCTCAAGTCTGGAAATGTCTGTCTCCTGCGAGGAGGGTCGGAGGCGTTGCGCTCAAACATGGCGATTGCCAAAGTCTTGAGCGAGTCAGCCGAAAAGGCCGGTGTGCCGGCCGGCGCGATCACATTTGTCGACCGTCCGGAGCGTGAAATCGTTCAGCTGTTATTGAAGCAGGATCAGGCTATCGACCTCATCATCCCCAGGGGCGGGGATTCCTTGATGAAGACCATTGCCGAACATGCCACGATTCCGGTGCTGAAACATGATAAGGGCGTCTGTCATACCTATGTCGATGCGGATGCCGACCCCAAGGTGGCAGAACAGATCTGTATCAATGCCAAGGTTCAGCGTCCCTCAACCTGCAATGCCATGGAGACTCTCTTGGTCCATCACAGCATTGCGCGGACCTGGCTTCCGCACCTGGTCAAGCAGCTCACGGCTGCCAAGGTGGAAGTCCGCGGCTGCGCGAAGACCTGCCAGTTGTGTCCCGAGGTCAAGCCGGCGGTGGACGCAGATTTTGGACACGAATTTCTCGATCTGATTCTCGCGGTCAAGGTGGTCAAGCACATGGATGAAGCGCTTGAGCATATTGCCGCATTCGGCTCCCGTCATACGGAAGCGATCGTGACAAAGGATTATTCCCGCGCGATGCGGTTCTTGCGCGAAGTCGACGCCGGCGCGGTTCTGGTGAACGCGTCCACGAGGCTCAATGACGGGTACCAGTTCGGTCTGGGCGCTGAAATCGGCATTAGCACATCCCGGCTTCACGCGCGAGGGCCGATGGGGCTGGAGGAATTGACCTGTTCAAAATTTGTGGTGCTTGGGAGCGGGCAGATCCGCGAGTAA
- a CDS encoding TolC family protein — MTQSIARNPVWSFPVVFFFIVVLSPWSVRGEEDPGDVPSNSTVHGSQGERRIDLASLIAELEGVNPEIKAARQRWEAAKAVVPQVQALPDPRLQFGYQRMPMTDPLQGAMYGFGQEIPFPGKLSLKGEVAQREAERMEQEFNATRLRLVATLKEGYFTLHFVHKSIEIVERNKALLLQFEKTAKARYSVGQAAQQDVFRAQLEISRVLDRLAVLDQQKESLHAAINRLVNRPPAGPLGTPDEIHTTILTIPLQELSERADAFSPALLATAKGIDRSERSVSLAKRQYYPDFDITALGLRNDRINDNGYQVMVGIKIPLFYETKQKQGVREAMAGLEGAREEFAATRQDLLFQVKDGFVQAQRAERLITILRDAIIPQATLALQAAQAGYGVGKVDFLTLLNSLLTLQDSQLELHGEMVNHEKALARLEAVTGRPLIGGLLERKSGS; from the coding sequence GTGACACAATCAATCGCCAGAAATCCGGTCTGGTCTTTTCCAGTTGTCTTCTTTTTCATCGTGGTGCTCTCACCCTGGTCAGTTCGTGGCGAGGAAGATCCTGGGGATGTTCCGTCTAATAGCACTGTTCACGGTTCGCAGGGTGAGCGTCGCATCGACCTCGCGAGCCTGATTGCAGAACTGGAAGGCGTGAATCCGGAAATCAAAGCAGCCCGTCAACGTTGGGAGGCGGCCAAGGCTGTGGTGCCTCAAGTCCAGGCGCTTCCCGACCCGAGACTCCAGTTCGGATATCAACGCATGCCGATGACCGATCCACTCCAAGGCGCCATGTATGGATTCGGACAGGAGATTCCCTTCCCCGGTAAGCTGAGTCTTAAAGGGGAGGTCGCTCAACGTGAAGCCGAGCGGATGGAACAGGAATTCAATGCCACTCGGCTGAGACTTGTTGCAACCTTGAAGGAGGGGTACTTCACCCTGCATTTCGTGCATAAAAGCATCGAGATTGTCGAACGGAATAAAGCGCTGTTGCTGCAGTTCGAGAAGACTGCCAAAGCTCGGTACAGCGTTGGACAAGCCGCCCAACAGGATGTCTTCAGAGCTCAACTCGAGATTTCACGGGTCTTGGACCGGCTGGCGGTGTTAGATCAACAAAAAGAAAGCCTCCATGCCGCGATCAACCGTCTGGTCAATCGTCCACCTGCGGGCCCCCTTGGAACACCAGACGAAATTCACACCACGATTCTGACCATTCCCTTGCAGGAACTCAGTGAACGCGCCGACGCATTTTCGCCCGCGCTCCTGGCGACGGCCAAGGGCATCGATCGCTCCGAGCGATCGGTCTCGCTCGCCAAGCGGCAGTATTACCCGGATTTTGATATCACGGCTTTGGGACTTCGAAACGACCGGATCAACGACAACGGCTATCAAGTTATGGTGGGGATCAAGATTCCGCTGTTCTACGAGACCAAGCAGAAACAAGGCGTGCGTGAGGCAATGGCTGGCCTTGAAGGCGCGCGTGAGGAGTTCGCGGCGACCCGCCAAGACCTGTTGTTTCAAGTCAAAGATGGGTTTGTGCAAGCGCAGCGGGCTGAGCGCTTGATCACCATTTTACGTGACGCGATTATTCCGCAAGCCACCTTGGCGCTTCAGGCTGCCCAAGCCGGCTATGGGGTGGGCAAGGTAGACTTTCTGACGCTGCTCAATAGCCTGTTGACTCTTCAGGACAGCCAGCTTGAACTGCATGGGGAGATGGTGAACCACGAGAAAGCGCTCGCACGACTTGAGGCCGTGACAGGCCGCCCATTGATCGGCGGCTTACTGGAAAGGAAGTCGGGATCATGA
- the pilO gene encoding type 4a pilus biogenesis protein PilO — MMFPGLDRLQLTWRQPYAPILPWVAFVAALFIMSYGIHALVLGAAEEEQVRLEAESVKARQQLNRHREAKKAKADLQRVWAVLPLFRDFAPLALGVTEEAKRDQVTLPALSYKTEKTSVPDATKAVLQGTVTGRYEDLRRFLYNLESAQELLFIEDLNLVRSGNIQDQQLTFNIKISTYLRGEHLQSPTP; from the coding sequence ATGATGTTTCCAGGACTCGATCGGCTTCAACTGACGTGGCGTCAACCCTACGCGCCCATTCTTCCCTGGGTGGCCTTCGTCGCTGCTTTGTTCATTATGAGTTACGGCATTCACGCCCTGGTGCTGGGAGCGGCGGAAGAAGAGCAAGTGAGGCTCGAAGCCGAGTCGGTCAAGGCGCGGCAGCAATTGAATCGGCACAGGGAAGCCAAGAAGGCGAAGGCGGATCTTCAGCGGGTGTGGGCTGTCCTGCCGTTGTTTCGTGATTTTGCGCCGCTCGCCCTCGGTGTGACGGAAGAAGCCAAGCGCGATCAGGTCACACTGCCCGCGCTCTCTTATAAGACCGAGAAGACGTCGGTTCCGGACGCCACCAAGGCGGTGTTGCAGGGGACGGTGACCGGACGGTATGAGGATTTGCGCCGCTTCCTCTATAACCTGGAATCGGCCCAGGAATTGTTGTTTATCGAGGATCTCAACCTCGTCCGCTCAGGCAACATTCAGGACCAGCAACTCACCTTTAACATTAAAATTTCGACGTATTTACGCGGAGAACATCTGCAATCTCCGACGCCCTAA